The following DNA comes from Castanea sativa cultivar Marrone di Chiusa Pesio chromosome 10, ASM4071231v1.
attaatgagaaaataaggaaaagtacaagttgttcatgataatgaacaacaagaaaaaatagaacaaacaGCACAACAAAAAGAGTAATCAGGAAACTAAGTTAAGGGAAAGCataaactcagagagagaagaacaattagtaaaaccccaacaacgagaccactccaaAAGACTACATTGGCATAaaacctttaactcatccaacgtCTTCTCATTATCCTCAAAGGAACGACAATTTCGTTTcaaccacacaatccacattaagcaccctagaaccaaattccaaatgtccGAATTATATTCCCCAAGCGactgatgccaacaagataACAAACCCGCCACTGAACCTGGCATAACCTAATGAATACCAAAAGCCTGAGGAATAAAAGTCCATAGGAAATGAGTAACAAGACAATGAGGAAGAAGGTGGTCTACCGACTCCCCATCCTAAGCATTAGATTATCCAAAGTGCTATTCTCGTCCATTCTTCATTTTGATAATTCGATAATCACAATGAGGATGGGAGATTTAAACCCTGGACGTCTCTATTGGAAACACCAATAGGTGGTAGTTGAGCTAGAAGTCTCTTGACCTATTTTAGTCGGTTCGATTCTTTTATGATGGATACATGATcaaataacttttttctttttatcggTAGGCTCCACAGCTCTAGCTCTTGAACTTCCAATCTCACCTTCCACCTTACTCTTACAAGCAAGACCCTAGCTCATTCGAAAAAGATATATTTAGCATATCAAGTAACTTCAAACTAATAAAACTAATCATCTGTAccttattgtttttcttttaacctTTTGAACTTATTTGCTTACATGACTAAAATTAATCACTCTATCATGAAAAGATCCAACAATACTTAAACCAATTTTCAGCAAATCAACAAAGTGCTCATCCAAATGCACATTCTCAAAATCCATACTACGTGAATTCTAACAAACACTAAGCCAAGCAAATATAAGAAGaagcaaataataaaatttaaccaAACATACCTTTGAAGCGATCAGATCCAAAATCGGTGTTAGAGCCAAGCAATTCGCTAGCCTTATAACAATTCGTTTCGCCGAATTCACGATCTCCCAAATCCAGACCAATCAAATTAATCCACGTACACCTCTCCGGCACCGATGCCCAACCAATCAACCTCCTGGCAACCTTTGGATTCACGCGCGTTGCAATCCACGCGTCCCGAAACGGCGTCGCGCACTTCTCCGCAGCAAACGCGACGCACTTCTCTTTCGCCGTAACAAAGCAAGCTTCCATCTCGCGCGCCTCGCACTGCTCTCGCGCTTTCAAGTCGGTTTGTTTCGGACCAATGAGGGATCGCCACCAGGGAGGTTTACATTTGTTGGAGGCGGTGAGCGCGCAGCCGATTCTAGCTCCGGTGACGCACTGGTCGAGGATTTGGGACTCGGAGGATTTGAGAGCGGAGAACCAGGTTTGGAGGTCTCGGAATGCGAGTACATATGGGCCTGATGATGGACTGGGCCGGCGGATGGGCCCACGGAGCAAGGGAATGGGACGGTCGAAGTTGATAACGGTTGTGGCGGCTGAATATTCGTCTAGATTTTGCGGTTGTGGTTTTGGagattccatttttatttttgagttgcTTCAAGGCTAAGCTAAAGCTTACGAGAGTGCTTTCGTTGAGATTGCGTGACGCGTTGTTACGATTCACTGagattttagttttagtttttttgatGCATCTAATACTTTAATTCACTATCTTAACGATTTTAGTTCTAGTTATTAACGGTTTAATGCTTTTTTGAACTAAAACACCGAAAGGGCCCTTGCCTTTTTTGGCGGAAATTAAGTA
Coding sequences within:
- the LOC142613302 gene encoding uncharacterized protein LOC142613302 isoform X7; the protein is MESPKPQPQNLDEYSAATTVINFDRPIPLLRGPIRRPSPSSGPYVLAFRDLQTWFSALKSSESQILDQCVTGARIGCALTASNKCKPPWWRSLIGPKQTDLKAREQCEAREMEACFVTAKEKCVAFAAEKCATPFRDAWIATRVNPKVARRLIGWASVPERCTWINLIGLDLGDREFGETNCYKASELLGSNTDFGSDRFKGSCL
- the LOC142613302 gene encoding uncharacterized protein LOC142613302 isoform X3; its protein translation is MESPKPQPQNLDEYSAATTVINFDRPIPLLRGPIRRPSPSSGPYVLAFRDLQTWFSALKSSESQILDQCVTGARIGCALTASNKCKPPWWRSLIGPKQTDLKAREQCEAREMEACFVTAKEKCVAFAAEKCATPFRDAWIATRVNPKVARRLIGWASVPERCTWINLIGLDLGDREFGETNCYKASELLGSNTDFGSDRFKGILMKAVVNLATIGGH
- the LOC142613302 gene encoding uncharacterized protein LOC142613302 isoform X2, with the translated sequence MESPKPQPQNLDEYSAATTVINFDRPIPLLRGPIRRPSPSSGPYVLAFRDLQTWFSALKSSESQILDQCVTGARIGCALTASNKCKPPWWRSLIGPKQTDLKAREQCEAREMEACFVTAKEKCVAFAAEKCATPFRDAWIATRVNPKVARRLIGWASVPERCTWINLIGLDLGDREFGETNCYKASELLGSNTDFGSDRFKVKSFASTRMVRLKYEGSLFYLFIFLGF
- the LOC142613302 gene encoding uncharacterized protein LOC142613302 isoform X8, translating into MESPKPQPQNLDEYSAATTVINFDRPIPLLRGPIRRPSPSSGPYVLAFRDLQTWFSALKSSESQILDQCVTGARIGCALTASNKCKPPWWRSLIGPKQTDLKAREQCEAREMEACFVTAKEKCVAFAAEKCATPFRDAWIATRVNPKVARRLIGWASVPERCTWINLIGLDLGDREFGETNCYKASELLGSNTDFGSDRFKE
- the LOC142613302 gene encoding uncharacterized protein LOC142613302 isoform X6, whose amino-acid sequence is MESPKPQPQNLDEYSAATTVINFDRPIPLLRGPIRRPSPSSGPYVLAFRDLQTWFSALKSSESQILDQCVTGARIGCALTASNKCKPPWWRSLIGPKQTDLKAREQCEAREMEACFVTAKEKCVAFAAEKCATPFRDAWIATRVNPKVARRLIGWASVPERCTWINLIGLDLGDREFGETNCYKASELLGSNTDFGSDRFKGARKLQ
- the LOC142613302 gene encoding uncharacterized protein LOC142613302 isoform X1, translating into MESPKPQPQNLDEYSAATTVINFDRPIPLLRGPIRRPSPSSGPYVLAFRDLQTWFSALKSSESQILDQCVTGARIGCALTASNKCKPPWWRSLIGPKQTDLKAREQCEAREMEACFVTAKEKCVAFAAEKCATPFRDAWIATRVNPKVARRLIGWASVPERCTWINLIGLDLGDREFGETNCYKASELLGSNTDFGSDRFKVSGGFRGTIHSNGNKCMIGLSTCVHRDPHSSPLGTTNSIIGVITVVSRSVNQSLLIPKTKKNNSNMNCTPSHVST
- the LOC142613302 gene encoding uncharacterized protein LOC142613302 isoform X5, with protein sequence MESPKPQPQNLDEYSAATTVINFDRPIPLLRGPIRRPSPSSGPYVLAFRDLQTWFSALKSSESQILDQCVTGARIGCALTASNKCKPPWWRSLIGPKQTDLKAREQCEAREMEACFVTAKEKCVAFAAEKCATPFRDAWIATRVNPKVARRLIGWASVPERCTWINLIGLDLGDREFGETNCYKASELLGSNTDFGSDRFKVTHASSGT
- the LOC142613302 gene encoding uncharacterized protein LOC142613302 isoform X4 gives rise to the protein MESPKPQPQNLDEYSAATTVINFDRPIPLLRGPIRRPSPSSGPYVLAFRDLQTWFSALKSSESQILDQCVTGARIGCALTASNKCKPPWWRSLIGPKQTDLKAREQCEAREMEACFVTAKEKCVAFAAEKCATPFRDAWIATRVNPKVARRLIGWASVPERCTWINLIGLDLGDREFGETNCYKASELLGSNTDFGSDRFKGIQRVGLIVVHGP